GCACTGTAGCTTTGATGATGGTATCGACATCATATCCTGCAAGCTCATCAGTACCATCAAGAACAGAAAGCATCACGTCAATGAAATCTTGACTCCTACCatcctcttctaaaacccttttcatTCGATGCTCTTCTAACCACTTCCCACATATGGCGTCCAATTCCTTAGCGGTTTCTTTCATGGCTTTCTCGTGCCCACCCAAGTCCACCCACCGAAGCCAAGGCACCGCATCACCCACTAATATCATCCCCAGTTGCTGCACAAATTCCCTCAACGCTTTTAAACACCGCCGTCCTTCCTCAGAACTGCCGCTGTCTCCGCCCAAGTATCGCTTCCCCGAAAAGACTCTGAGAATCGTAGTGATGATCAACTCCCCAAACCACTTCTTCATCTCCACCGCCACATACCCCGACTCGTTCTTCTCATCCTCCCACTTTTTGAAAAGCGCTTTGATACTGCTTTCTACTTCCGAGACACGAACGGGGCCTAAGAGCTCCACTCGCTTGTTGGAGAGCAATTCCTGGTTCGCAATCCTTCGCATCTCGCGCCAGTATAGGTGATTAGGTGCGAAGGGAAACATGGCTCCTTTGTATGCCAAGCGTTCGACAGCGATGAGGTTACTAGGTCGTGATGATAAGGTTACGTCGTTGGTGGTGAAGCATTCTTTAGCGGTTTTCCAGTTGTTGATGACCACAGCACGTTGGGACCCGATCTTGATGGTGAAAAGGCTTCCGTATTTGTCTGCCATGGCGCCTAGAGTTTTGTGAGGTGGCCTTGAAGCTGCGAAGAGAGGGAGATGGCCTATTATGGGCCATGCACCCGCCGCTAAGGGTGGCTCTCTTCTACCTCCGCTAAGTTTTGACCTCCtaaaaagaaagaggaaaggaagtaAGATTAGAGAAACGAGTCCAATTACTTGATAATAAGTAGCGCTCAAGCAAAAACTCATAATTATAACTTCTAATTATGATCGTTGGGTCGCTTCGCTCTTTCAGTTATGAAGTGGAAGAGACTAGCTAGAGAGTATGACACTATTATTGGTAGATTGTTCGAGAACCTGCACTCAGATATTTTTTAACGAGTGTACtcaaataaaagaatttattttctTTAACCAATTTATGTCATACACACTAAaatgggattttttatttaaataaattaaataaatgttatttattgaaataaataattttaaaaattattatgaaattgCGTAAGATTACTTATCTCGTTTaatttacattgtaaacgagataaaataGTGTGTGACATGTGTATATtttgtttacagtataaacgagatacattAAGACAAATTTTCAACAACTATAAAAGGATGTGCAACCCTTGGCATTCTCCACATATATTTCAAATCTTCTTTTccgtttttctttcaaaaaataggcaaaaatgtCTAGTAGTAGTGGATATATGGTTGTCTGTGTGTATCCAAATTGTCGTATGAAAAACAGTAACAATggggtgatatttgagtgtgagaatctGTTACTGTTGCGCACTCGACTCGTAAGTTCATTGTCCGAGTTGAAGAATCTGATATTGAGCAACCTTGGTGGTTTAGGGAGAAAAGATCTCGGAAGGGTGCggtataggttgctagcaccgTTGGGTAATAGAATTTTTCGGTTTCGTCTGTTTCGGCTCTAGGGTAATGAGCATGTGCGACTCATGTTTGAGATCCATGGGAGAATCATGGCGGAACAAGTAATGGAGCTTTCTGCCGAGGTTGGTGATGTTAGTGGCGGTGGTTCTGTCCACTCGACCTTTATGCAGGATGA
This region of Arachis hypogaea cultivar Tifrunner chromosome 8, arahy.Tifrunner.gnm2.J5K5, whole genome shotgun sequence genomic DNA includes:
- the LOC112705789 gene encoding cytochrome P450 82A4 isoform X1; this encodes MSFCLSATYYQVIGLVSLILLPFLFLFRRSKLSGGRREPPLAAGAWPIIGHLPLFAASRPPHKTLGAMADKYGSLFTIKIGSQRAVVINNWKTAKECFTTNDVTLSSRPSNLIAVERLAYKGAMFPFAPNHLYWREMRRIANQELLSNKRVELLGPVRVSEVESSIKALFKKWEDEKNESGYVAVEMKKWFGELIITTILRVFSGKRYLGGDSGSSEEGRRCLKALREFVQQLGMILVGDAVPWLRWVDLGGHEKAMKETAKELDAICGKWLEEHRMKRVLEEDGRSQDFIDVMLSVLDGTDELAGYDVDTIIKATVLILTAGAVDTSTVSLTWIITCLLNNIVSLEEAQKELDIQVGKERFVNESDMSNLVYIQAIVKETLRLHPPSTLSGLRVFTEDCTIGGYYIPKGTPLMTNLWKIHRDPSVWLHPFDFKPERFLSGNHKNVDVRGNHFELIPFGSGRRMCPGISFAMPMIHLTLATFLQSFEISKPSHEPIDMTEIFGLTSTKATPLDVLIKPRLFSKLYEDLH
- the LOC112705789 gene encoding cytochrome P450 82A4 isoform X3; its protein translation is MSFCLSATYYQVIGLVSLILLPFLFLFRRSKLSGGRREPPLAAGAWPIIGHLPLFAASRPPHKTLGAMADKYGSLFTIKIGSQRAVVINNWKTAKECFTTNDVTLSSRPSNLIAVERLAYKGAMFPFAPNHLYWREMRRIANQELLSNKRVELLGPVRVSEVESSIKALFKKWEDEKNESGYVAVEMKKWFGELIITTILRVFSGKRYLGGDSGSSEEGRRCLKALREFVQQLGMILVGDAVPWLRWVDLGGHEKAMKETAKELDAICGKWLEEHRMKRVLEEDGRSQDFIDVMLSVLDGTDELAGYDVDTIIKATVLIYCRYHPYLLTRNSDGGTSTPIEVRRCLKRSLDLTFRFKSNPVSGNHRNIGAVVGDLKVYTQSWRTISSKMVTRHLSQNQNLITTTKLS
- the LOC112705789 gene encoding cytochrome P450 82A4 isoform X2, translated to MADKYGSLFTIKIGSQRAVVINNWKTAKECFTTNDVTLSSRPSNLIAVERLAYKGAMFPFAPNHLYWREMRRIANQELLSNKRVELLGPVRVSEVESSIKALFKKWEDEKNESGYVAVEMKKWFGELIITTILRVFSGKRYLGGDSGSSEEGRRCLKALREFVQQLGMILVGDAVPWLRWVDLGGHEKAMKETAKELDAICGKWLEEHRMKRVLEEDGRSQDFIDVMLSVLDGTDELAGYDVDTIIKATVLILTAGAVDTSTVSLTWIITCLLNNIVSLEEAQKELDIQVGKERFVNESDMSNLVYIQAIVKETLRLHPPSTLSGLRVFTEDCTIGGYYIPKGTPLMTNLWKIHRDPSVWLHPFDFKPERFLSGNHKNVDVRGNHFELIPFGSGRRMCPGISFAMPMIHLTLATFLQSFEISKPSHEPIDMTEIFGLTSTKATPLDVLIKPRLFSKLYEDLH